The following proteins come from a genomic window of Pseudomonas sp. MAG733B:
- a CDS encoding TatD family hydrolase → MDLIDTHTHLDFPDFDTDRQALMTESRALGVRQMVVLGVYQGNWQRVWELVQSDPDLHAAFGLHPVYLDDHRPEHMTELGDWLTRLAGHRQLCAVGEIGLDYFIETLDRERQQALFDAQLQLAVDFNLPALIHVRRSHAAVIATLKRFKLKRAGIIHAFAGSREEAREYIKLGFKLGLGGAATWPQALRMHRVLAELPLESVVLETDSPDMAPAMFPGQRNSPAHLPAICAALAEIMLISPEQLAAASTANACELFDW, encoded by the coding sequence ATGGACCTGATCGACACTCACACCCACCTGGACTTTCCGGACTTCGACACGGATCGTCAGGCGCTGATGACCGAAAGCCGCGCGCTCGGCGTGCGACAGATGGTGGTGCTGGGGGTTTATCAGGGTAATTGGCAGCGCGTGTGGGAGCTGGTGCAAAGCGATCCCGACCTGCATGCCGCGTTCGGCTTGCACCCGGTTTATCTGGACGATCATCGCCCCGAACATATGACGGAACTCGGCGACTGGCTGACGCGGCTGGCCGGTCACCGGCAACTGTGCGCGGTGGGTGAAATCGGCCTGGACTACTTCATCGAAACCCTCGACCGCGAACGTCAGCAAGCGCTGTTCGATGCGCAACTGCAACTGGCGGTGGACTTCAATCTTCCCGCGCTGATTCATGTACGGCGCAGTCACGCCGCGGTGATCGCCACGCTCAAGCGCTTCAAGTTGAAACGTGCCGGGATCATCCACGCCTTTGCAGGAAGCCGTGAAGAAGCCCGGGAATACATCAAGCTCGGCTTCAAACTGGGCCTGGGCGGTGCGGCGACCTGGCCGCAGGCACTGCGCATGCACCGCGTGCTCGCCGAGTTGCCGCTGGAATCGGTAGTACTGGAAACCGACTCCCCGGACATGGCGCCCGCCATGTTCCCCGGCCAACGCAACAGCCCGGCGCACCTGCCGGCGATCTGCGCGGCGCTGGCTGAAATAATGCTCATCAGCCCAGAGCAATTAGCCGCCGCCAGTACTGCCAATGCCTGTGAGTTGTTCGACTGGTAA
- the cra gene encoding catabolite repressor/activator, giving the protein MKLSDIAQLAGVSVTTASYVINGKAEQQRISSATVERVRAVVEQYGFTPNPQAAGLRSRHTRTLGFILPDLENPSYARIAKLLEQGARARGYQLLIASSDDAPESERQLLKLFRARRCDALIVASCLPTGDDSYRQLQAKGIPIIAIDRVMEPEHFCSVISDDREASLQLTRSLLDPLPKQIALIGARPELSISQERAAGFKEALTGFKGEVLVEHGESFSRECGKQLMEELLQRVGHLPEALVTTSYVLLQGVFDALHDFPLKTRPLRLGTFGDTQLLDFLPLPVNAMAQQHQLIADKALELALAAIEQSDYQPGVQAIARTFKQRIRQD; this is encoded by the coding sequence TTGAAACTCAGTGATATCGCCCAGCTGGCCGGTGTGTCCGTTACCACCGCCAGCTACGTCATCAACGGCAAGGCCGAACAACAACGCATCAGCAGCGCGACCGTCGAGCGCGTGCGCGCGGTGGTCGAACAATACGGCTTCACGCCCAACCCCCAGGCCGCCGGGCTGCGCAGTCGCCACACCCGCACCCTGGGTTTCATTTTGCCGGACCTGGAAAACCCCAGTTACGCGCGAATCGCCAAGTTGCTGGAGCAAGGTGCGCGGGCACGCGGCTATCAGCTGCTGATCGCCAGTTCCGACGACGCACCGGAAAGCGAACGGCAATTGCTCAAACTGTTCCGCGCCCGACGCTGTGATGCGCTGATCGTTGCCAGTTGTCTGCCGACCGGCGACGACAGCTATCGGCAATTGCAGGCCAAAGGCATTCCGATCATCGCCATCGACCGGGTCATGGAGCCGGAACATTTCTGCTCGGTGATCAGCGACGATCGCGAAGCCAGCCTGCAACTGACTCGCAGCCTGCTCGACCCGCTGCCCAAGCAGATCGCCTTGATCGGTGCGCGTCCGGAGTTGAGCATCAGCCAGGAACGGGCCGCCGGATTCAAAGAGGCGCTGACCGGATTCAAAGGCGAAGTGCTGGTCGAACACGGCGAATCCTTCAGCCGTGAATGCGGCAAACAGTTGATGGAAGAGTTACTGCAACGCGTAGGGCATTTGCCCGAAGCGCTGGTGACCACTTCCTACGTGTTGCTGCAAGGCGTGTTCGATGCCTTGCACGACTTCCCGCTCAAGACTCGCCCGCTGCGCCTTGGCACATTTGGTGATACGCAATTGCTGGACTTCCTGCCGTTGCCAGTCAACGCCATGGCCCAGCAGCATCAGTTGATCGCCGATAAAGCACTGGAGCTGGCTCTGGCGGCCATCGAGCAATCGGATTACCAACCTGGCGTACAGGCCATCGCGCGTACGTTCAAGCAGCGGATTCGTCAGGACTGA
- a CDS encoding methyl-accepting chemotaxis protein, with amino-acid sequence MKSLLYPAVALMNRLSFGMKFSLISVLFLVPMLVTNFYLVRDSYREFQGTRIELQSLDLLGSSLTLRRDLETLNNLVQINVTLGQSGKASNVESQITTLEQSILARLQGLTAMTTDPEQIAVFDGKRDEMIAVFKAQQTENSLQSKSALIGKMVGSAQIFSQIVTSQAGLSRDNQSDMRQLSELVTVVTPRVTQILGEGRAMGSYSLGQGFLNSASSTRFDELLSQIEKLQGEYGLKLQDALSSSKAARETLAAQADSSKASLKKASELFEEQVVMADTLDAPWQAFYDQVTGLMDQTYQLNEATLKFLDTQLQQRLEQNRTHMILQAVALSVVFVLIFYLYGGFYFSTRTTLKRLGGVMDKVAAGDMTVTFSAHSRDELGELGEVFNGTVKKIHDLIERVGQTVSEVERQAGQVENVSAQSNQAVAGQRTQIEQVATAMNQMSATSLEVARSAAAAVSSAHSVNDETISGRGLVQSQQGSIAALASEIDQSVLVINQLASDSQSISRVLEVIKSIAEQTNLLALNAAIEAARAGEQGRGFAVVADEVRTLAKRTQQSTEEIEQMIARLHGGVGAAVKAMGVSHEMANGTVGQSEKVQQALENILGAVGMIVDQNQQIAAAVEQQTAVAHDIDQNIVEINRAGERTAEGAHQTEDASRALSAQVVELKQLISAFRV; translated from the coding sequence GTGAAGAGCTTGCTCTATCCCGCCGTTGCACTGATGAACCGCTTGAGCTTCGGCATGAAGTTCAGTTTGATCAGCGTCCTGTTCCTGGTGCCGATGCTGGTGACCAATTTCTATCTGGTGCGCGACTCCTATCGCGAATTCCAGGGCACCCGCATCGAGCTGCAAAGCCTCGACTTGCTGGGCAGCAGTCTGACGCTACGGCGCGATCTGGAAACCCTGAACAATCTGGTGCAGATCAACGTCACCCTCGGTCAGTCGGGCAAGGCCAGCAACGTCGAATCGCAGATCACCACGCTTGAACAAAGCATTCTGGCGCGCCTGCAAGGGCTGACCGCGATGACCACCGATCCGGAGCAGATCGCGGTGTTCGACGGCAAGCGCGATGAAATGATCGCCGTGTTCAAGGCTCAGCAAACGGAAAATTCCCTGCAAAGCAAAAGTGCGCTGATCGGCAAAATGGTCGGCAGCGCGCAGATTTTCAGCCAGATCGTCACCAGCCAGGCCGGCCTGAGTCGAGACAATCAGAGCGACATGCGCCAGTTGAGCGAGCTCGTGACCGTCGTCACGCCGCGTGTCACCCAGATTCTGGGTGAAGGCCGGGCGATGGGTTCCTATTCGTTGGGGCAAGGTTTCCTCAATTCGGCATCGAGCACCCGTTTTGATGAATTGCTGTCGCAGATTGAAAAGCTTCAAGGCGAATATGGCTTGAAATTGCAGGACGCGCTTAGCTCCAGCAAAGCCGCGCGGGAAACCCTTGCTGCCCAGGCTGATAGCAGCAAGGCGTCGTTGAAAAAGGCCAGCGAGTTGTTCGAAGAACAGGTGGTGATGGCCGACACGCTGGATGCGCCGTGGCAGGCTTTTTACGATCAGGTCACGGGTCTGATGGACCAGACTTACCAGCTCAATGAAGCCACCCTGAAGTTTCTCGACACCCAGTTGCAGCAGCGCCTTGAGCAAAACCGCACGCACATGATCCTGCAGGCTGTAGCGCTGTCGGTGGTGTTTGTACTGATTTTTTACCTGTATGGCGGCTTCTATTTCTCGACCCGCACCACGCTCAAACGCCTTGGCGGGGTGATGGACAAAGTGGCGGCCGGCGACATGACGGTCACGTTCAGTGCCCACAGCCGCGATGAGCTGGGCGAGTTGGGCGAGGTGTTCAATGGCACCGTGAAAAAAATCCATGACCTCATCGAACGCGTCGGGCAAACCGTCAGCGAAGTCGAGCGCCAGGCTGGGCAAGTGGAAAACGTGTCTGCGCAAAGTAATCAGGCTGTCGCCGGTCAGCGTACGCAGATCGAGCAGGTCGCCACGGCGATGAACCAGATGTCGGCTACGTCACTGGAGGTTGCGCGCAGTGCCGCTGCGGCGGTCAGCAGTGCCCACAGCGTCAACGATGAAACCATCAGTGGTCGTGGGTTGGTGCAGTCGCAGCAGGGCAGTATCGCCGCGCTGGCGAGCGAGATCGATCAATCGGTGCTGGTGATCAATCAATTGGCCAGCGACAGTCAGTCCATCAGCCGTGTACTGGAAGTGATCAAGAGCATTGCCGAGCAGACCAACCTGTTGGCGCTGAACGCCGCGATCGAAGCGGCGCGGGCCGGAGAGCAGGGGCGTGGTTTTGCGGTGGTGGCGGACGAGGTCCGGACCCTGGCCAAGCGCACGCAGCAATCGACCGAGGAAATCGAGCAGATGATCGCCAGGCTCCACGGTGGTGTCGGCGCCGCGGTGAAGGCGATGGGGGTCAGCCACGAGATGGCGAATGGCACCGTGGGCCAGTCGGAAAAGGTCCAGCAGGCGCTGGAAAATATCCTCGGTGCGGTGGGCATGATCGTCGACCAGAACCAGCAAATCGCGGCCGCCGTAGAGCAGCAAACCGCCGTGGCCCATGACATCGACCAGAACATCGTCGAGATCAACCGCGCCGGCGAGCGTACCGCCGAAGGTGCGCACCAGACTGAGGATGCCAGCCGCGCGTTGTCGGCGCAGGTGGTGGAGCTGAAACAGCTGATCAGCGCGTTCCGGGTCTGA